One Neisseria sicca genomic region harbors:
- a CDS encoding CNP1-like family protein, whose translation MRRLALLTLCLAATAVNAAGFSEKDTPFNTRYKESPEEAAAREFAEQKAVLPPLPDTQSGDWFDLYVSEDYGKQPKILLSSLQIMPSPDGSIRYILNVRSDKGHDNLTVEGLFCARSSFTYGKDKRSSYKVFGYGDTVNRRWIEPRKAEWKPIGSTFNKNDAMRAVLYQAFCIDGVPNTTEGLVKRLKERAGRYAPKMVRHDK comes from the coding sequence ATGCGCCGTCTCGCCCTCCTGACCCTCTGCCTCGCCGCCACGGCAGTCAACGCCGCCGGATTCAGCGAAAAAGATACCCCCTTCAACACACGCTACAAAGAAAGCCCCGAAGAAGCCGCAGCCCGCGAGTTCGCCGAACAAAAAGCCGTGCTCCCGCCCCTGCCCGACACCCAATCCGGCGACTGGTTCGACCTTTACGTCAGCGAAGACTACGGCAAACAGCCCAAAATCCTCCTCAGCAGCCTGCAAATCATGCCCTCTCCCGACGGCAGCATCCGCTACATCCTCAACGTCCGTTCCGACAAAGGCCATGACAACCTGACCGTCGAAGGCCTCTTCTGCGCCCGCTCTTCCTTCACATACGGCAAAGACAAACGCTCGTCTTATAAAGTGTTCGGCTACGGCGACACCGTCAACCGCCGCTGGATCGAGCCGCGCAAAGCCGAATGGAAACCCATAGGCTCGACCTTCAACAAAAACGACGCGATGCGCGCCGTCCTCTACCAAGCCTTCTGTATCGACGGCGTACCGAACACCACCGAAGGCCTGGTCAAACGCCTCAAAGAACGCGCCGGACGCTACGCGCCGAAAATGGTGCGCCACGACAAATAA
- a CDS encoding BtrH N-terminal domain-containing protein — MTEFPHQHTAHCESGVMSTLLKYHGHDLDEAMIFGIAHALTFVWLPVVKLGGMPLVSYRIAPRGIIKNTCKALGLKLSARKFSNAQKGQDALDAALSSGKLAGLQTSVFWLPYFPPQMRFHFNAHNLLVYGKDGGDYLISDPVFETVQRCAAEDLQRARFAKGVLAAKGMMYTLENDRSSEKVKADLPAIIRKAIRKNAKQMLPPVFFVGVKGIRTLAKNIEALPAKRNEKYQKLFLGHLVRMQEEIGTGGAGFRYIYAYFLEQAARICDNPAFQTASEQMTAIGDQWRQFAAMCVKQCKKPSENGCREIAAFLRKIADDEEALWRGLLK, encoded by the coding sequence ATGACCGAATTCCCACACCAGCATACCGCCCACTGCGAAAGCGGCGTAATGTCCACGCTGCTCAAATACCACGGCCACGACTTGGACGAAGCCATGATTTTCGGCATCGCCCATGCGCTGACCTTTGTCTGGCTGCCCGTCGTCAAGTTGGGCGGCATGCCGCTGGTTTCCTACCGCATCGCACCGCGCGGCATCATCAAAAACACCTGCAAGGCATTGGGGCTGAAATTGTCCGCCCGCAAATTTTCCAATGCCCAAAAGGGACAAGACGCGCTGGATGCCGCGCTTTCATCGGGCAAACTGGCGGGTTTGCAGACTTCCGTATTCTGGCTGCCGTATTTCCCGCCGCAAATGCGTTTCCATTTCAACGCACACAATCTCTTGGTGTACGGCAAAGACGGCGGCGACTACCTGATCAGCGACCCCGTGTTTGAAACAGTGCAGCGCTGCGCCGCCGAAGATTTGCAGCGAGCGCGCTTCGCCAAAGGCGTATTGGCCGCCAAAGGCATGATGTACACGCTGGAAAACGACAGGTCGTCTGAAAAAGTTAAGGCCGACTTACCCGCCATCATCCGCAAAGCCATACGCAAAAACGCCAAACAAATGCTCCCGCCCGTTTTTTTCGTCGGCGTAAAAGGCATCCGCACGTTGGCAAAAAACATCGAAGCCCTGCCTGCCAAACGAAATGAAAAATACCAAAAGCTGTTCCTCGGCCATCTCGTGCGGATGCAGGAAGAAATCGGCACCGGCGGCGCAGGTTTCCGCTATATCTACGCCTATTTCCTCGAGCAGGCCGCCCGTATCTGCGACAACCCCGCGTTTCAGACGGCCTCAGAACAAATGACCGCCATCGGCGACCAATGGCGGCAGTTTGCAGCAATGTGCGTGAAGCAGTGCAAAAAGCCGTCCGAAAACGGCTGTCGCGAAATCGCCGCGTTTTTGCGCAAGATTGCGGATGATGAAGAAGCCTTGTGGCGGGGATTGTTGAAATAA
- a CDS encoding ABC transporter permease — protein sequence MTTSSLLKELKLLCRDLHGLAVLFVMPIAFMLIMSLALSRDQDPHTDSRIALVGAADDSVNTALAAALEKEQIHVTLMPSEKLTDAQNGLHDKRFQLVLHNPNPASGKIADNKALQIYVPPDTEPSWLAAVKGVLQQHYTQTRLDAYFDNNDGIKIDNKKLPRAIRKDIQKKVDEKNDEQFAAVQTFLDKKMLEEHYLSAGSGKVEKPNAVQHSVPAWLIFGMFFIMIPLSNVMALERQTNTITRLRLARASAFGLIAAKLVPYFLINQLQFAGMLLLGRYLLPEIGVPALILNGSLVPYALLSAAVSAAALGYALLVSVCAKSTEHAVVLGGGGIILMAAIGGIMVPAHVMPETMQQLTWISPMAWGLKAFQELLLNRSGLDGIGRYLILLSAFATATLTAAVLVYRRQLQTQVRF from the coding sequence ATGACGACTTCCTCCCTCCTCAAAGAACTCAAACTGCTCTGCCGCGACCTGCACGGTTTGGCCGTGTTGTTTGTGATGCCCATCGCCTTTATGCTGATTATGTCGTTGGCGCTGAGCCGCGACCAAGACCCGCACACCGACAGCCGCATTGCGCTGGTCGGCGCGGCAGACGACAGCGTCAATACCGCGCTGGCCGCTGCGCTGGAAAAAGAGCAGATTCATGTTACGCTGATGCCGTCTGAAAAACTGACCGACGCGCAAAACGGCCTGCACGACAAGCGTTTCCAACTGGTGCTGCACAACCCGAACCCCGCTTCCGGCAAAATCGCCGACAACAAAGCCTTGCAAATCTATGTACCGCCCGATACCGAGCCTTCATGGCTGGCGGCGGTCAAAGGCGTTTTGCAGCAGCACTACACCCAAACGCGGCTGGACGCCTATTTCGACAACAACGACGGCATCAAAATCGACAATAAAAAACTGCCCCGCGCCATCCGCAAAGACATCCAGAAAAAAGTCGATGAAAAAAACGACGAACAATTCGCCGCCGTGCAAACCTTTTTAGATAAAAAAATGCTGGAAGAACACTACCTGAGCGCAGGCAGCGGCAAGGTTGAAAAACCCAACGCCGTACAGCACAGCGTACCCGCATGGCTGATTTTCGGTATGTTTTTCATCATGATACCGCTGTCGAACGTCATGGCGCTGGAACGCCAGACCAACACCATCACCCGCCTGCGTCTCGCCCGCGCCTCCGCGTTCGGCCTGATTGCTGCGAAACTCGTCCCCTATTTCCTGATTAACCAGCTTCAGTTTGCCGGAATGCTGCTGCTCGGCCGCTACCTGCTGCCCGAAATCGGCGTGCCCGCACTCATACTCAACGGCAGCCTTGTTCCCTATGCGCTGCTGTCCGCCGCCGTCAGCGCCGCCGCACTCGGCTACGCGCTTTTGGTCAGCGTCTGCGCCAAATCCACCGAACACGCCGTCGTTCTCGGCGGCGGCGGCATCATCCTGATGGCGGCAATCGGCGGCATTATGGTACCCGCTCACGTCATGCCCGAAACCATGCAGCAACTCACTTGGATTTCCCCGATGGCATGGGGCTTGAAGGCTTTTCAAGAACTGCTGCTCAACCGCAGCGGACTGGACGGAATCGGCCGCTACCTCATCCTGCTGTCCGCCTTCGCCACCGCCACCCTGACTGCCGCCGTGCTGGTTTACCGCAGGCAGTTGCAAACGCAGGTGCGGTTTTAG
- a CDS encoding DUF4189 domain-containing protein: protein MMKKQLFLLFSVLLGYSELSFAYDPTRGALQNAPELRSYGYNQQDLYNRYHPSGNVGNSYNNNGSSYNNTNVVIVNLPSKYGALVYSKKSGFVTDSVNEDSLEEAKRVALQKCEERDPTKSCEVYSWIRNGCQALATGKKMGDVLL from the coding sequence ATGATGAAAAAGCAACTTTTTCTACTCTTTTCGGTTTTGCTGGGATATTCCGAACTTTCTTTTGCATACGACCCAACCCGCGGAGCGCTGCAGAATGCGCCGGAATTGCGTAGTTACGGTTATAACCAGCAAGATCTTTATAATAGATATCACCCATCGGGGAATGTCGGTAATTCTTATAACAATAATGGCAGTTCCTATAACAATACGAATGTAGTTATCGTCAACTTGCCATCAAAGTATGGAGCATTAGTATATAGTAAAAAATCGGGGTTTGTTACAGATTCCGTAAATGAGGATTCGTTGGAAGAGGCTAAGCGTGTCGCCCTCCAAAAATGTGAAGAAAGGGATCCTACTAAATCTTGTGAAGTTTATTCATGGATTAGGAACGGCTGTCAGGCGTTAGCTACAGGTAAAAAAATGGGCGACGTGCTATTATGA
- a CDS encoding MMPL family transporter codes for MMTTYRRAYTVFTALLTLFLIYTVSTQNWLQTDLTALLPSEQQPDALLTAADKAGEEQLNTQVILLAGSKDAETAFQTTSEIAALWRKSGVFEQVDSSVTPDLDKVRKDIGKLGLALLPNEQVRLLFEHPQAYFQARAEAAVNPFAAPSPLSLEQDWLGFGRFVAGKANPQSRLQWNMDNGMLFTEGDDGKTWVWLRGRLAAGDNFSGNDALLPLMAESRKLAKAKGADTLAAGGALFAAASKTEAEQESRLMSTVGMLLTFALLLWVFRSVRVFWLTLPLAAGMLTGLAAALLFFGEVHILTIVIGTSLVGMLVDFPLHWLAPSVFGTRAKNGKTAFSDDPVWQAEPAMKHVLPSFTVSLLITVLGYALLWFTPLPVLRQTAVFSGFALAGAFGATVLWLPPLFQRYRAKTVPFAALTERLYALSGRLKIRLHKRGWLMVGGVLLAVGLWRSDWRDDIRQWVNMPSEMLAEVQRIGQLSGADFGGKYLVAEAPSEDALLMKTAELGRALQPLVAQGKLVSFQSPDQLLMPVSEQKKLQNRLRELSKLPESRQPLVDIGIPQKTLRNALLQAADAPPLTLADALKTDLAEAWRPLYLGEVEKGRFAAIVRLNGMTDDTAVRSAAQSVAGVHWADKRAHLNDLFHHTRNQAAWLKLVSYALAWLVLWRMFGMKRGTKILAVPLAAAVCTVAVLGLAGIPVSLFAMFGLLLVSAIGVDYAVYALTARHSAPARLGGMLLAAATTAISFALLALSGTPAVAAFGITVTVGVAFNIWLAGALLKD; via the coding sequence ATGATGACTACCTACCGCCGCGCCTACACCGTCTTCACCGCCCTGCTGACCCTGTTCCTCATCTACACGGTCTCCACGCAAAATTGGCTGCAAACCGACCTGACCGCGCTGCTGCCGAGCGAACAGCAGCCGGACGCGCTTTTGACGGCGGCGGACAAGGCGGGCGAAGAGCAGTTGAACACGCAGGTGATTTTGCTGGCGGGCAGCAAAGACGCGGAAACGGCGTTTCAGACGACCTCCGAGATTGCGGCTTTGTGGCGTAAAAGCGGCGTGTTCGAGCAAGTGGACAGCAGCGTGACGCCCGACTTGGACAAGGTGCGCAAGGACATCGGCAAGCTGGGGCTGGCGCTGCTGCCAAACGAACAGGTGCGTCTGCTGTTTGAGCATCCGCAAGCGTATTTTCAGGCGCGGGCGGAAGCGGCGGTCAACCCGTTTGCCGCGCCCTCGCCTTTGTCTTTGGAACAAGACTGGCTGGGCTTCGGGCGTTTTGTCGCGGGCAAGGCGAATCCGCAAAGCCGTTTGCAGTGGAACATGGACAACGGAATGCTGTTCACCGAAGGCGACGACGGGAAAACTTGGGTTTGGCTGCGCGGACGGCTGGCGGCGGGCGACAATTTTTCCGGCAACGACGCCCTTCTGCCGCTGATGGCGGAAAGCCGCAAACTGGCAAAAGCCAAAGGCGCGGACACGCTGGCGGCAGGCGGCGCGCTGTTTGCCGCCGCGTCCAAAACAGAGGCGGAGCAGGAAAGCCGGCTGATGAGTACAGTCGGGATGCTGCTGACCTTCGCGCTGCTGCTGTGGGTATTCCGCAGCGTCCGCGTGTTCTGGCTGACGCTGCCTTTGGCAGCGGGGATGCTGACCGGTCTGGCGGCGGCTTTGCTGTTCTTCGGCGAGGTGCATATCCTGACCATCGTCATCGGCACGAGTTTGGTCGGGATGTTGGTGGATTTCCCACTGCACTGGCTCGCGCCTTCGGTATTCGGCACACGGGCGAAAAACGGCAAAACGGCTTTTTCAGACGACCCCGTCTGGCAGGCAGAACCCGCCATGAAACATGTCTTGCCGAGCTTTACCGTCAGCCTGCTGATTACGGTATTGGGCTACGCGCTCTTGTGGTTCACGCCGCTGCCCGTATTGCGGCAGACCGCCGTGTTTTCAGGGTTTGCGCTGGCGGGCGCATTCGGCGCGACGGTGTTGTGGCTGCCGCCGCTGTTTCAGCGTTACCGCGCCAAAACCGTGCCGTTTGCCGCGCTGACCGAACGGCTCTACGCGCTGTCGGGTCGTCTGAAAATCCGTCTGCACAAACGCGGCTGGCTGATGGTCGGCGGCGTGTTGCTGGCGGTCGGGCTGTGGCGCAGCGACTGGCGCGACGACATCCGCCAGTGGGTCAACATGCCGTCTGAAATGCTGGCGGAAGTGCAACGCATCGGGCAGTTGAGCGGCGCGGATTTCGGCGGCAAATACTTGGTTGCCGAAGCGCCGAGCGAAGACGCTTTATTGATGAAAACCGCCGAACTCGGCCGCGCGCTGCAACCCCTCGTCGCGCAAGGCAAGCTCGTCAGCTTCCAATCTCCCGACCAGCTCCTGATGCCCGTATCCGAACAGAAAAAACTGCAAAACCGCCTGCGCGAGCTTTCCAAGCTGCCCGAAAGCCGCCAACCGCTTGTCGATATCGGCATTCCGCAAAAAACCCTACGCAACGCGCTGCTGCAAGCCGCCGATGCGCCGCCGCTGACGCTTGCCGACGCGCTGAAAACCGATTTGGCGGAAGCCTGGCGACCGCTGTATTTGGGTGAAGTCGAAAAAGGCCGTTTTGCCGCCATCGTGCGCCTGAACGGCATGACCGACGACACCGCCGTCCGCTCCGCCGCGCAAAGCGTAGCGGGCGTACATTGGGCGGACAAACGCGCCCACCTGAACGACCTTTTCCACCATACGCGCAATCAGGCGGCGTGGTTGAAACTGGTATCCTACGCGCTGGCATGGCTGGTTTTATGGCGTATGTTCGGCATGAAGCGCGGCACCAAAATCCTTGCCGTACCGCTCGCCGCCGCCGTCTGCACCGTCGCCGTACTCGGTCTGGCAGGCATCCCCGTCAGCCTGTTCGCCATGTTCGGCCTGCTTTTGGTGTCCGCCATCGGCGTCGATTACGCCGTCTATGCCCTCACCGCGCGACACAGCGCACCCGCGCGGCTGGGCGGGATGCTGCTTGCCGCCGCTACTACCGCCATCTCCTTCGCCCTGCTCGCCCTAAGCGGCACGCCCGCCGTCGCCGCCTTCGGCATTACGGTCACGGTCGGCGTAGCGTTCAATATTTGGCTGGCGGGGGCTTTGTTGAAAGATTGA
- the pyrC gene encoding dihydroorotase: protein MQTLTIIRPDDMHLHLRDGDALKAVAPYTARQMGRAVIMPNLKPPVVSVADALAYKARIMAALPEGSAFEPLMTLYLTDQATPELVREAKAAGIVAFKLYPAGATTNSDSGVTDLFKLIPVLEEMAKQGILFLVHGEVTDSEIDIFDREAAFIERVMKPVLAQVPNLKVVFEHITTAEAARLVLNADDNVAASVTPQHLLLNRNDLLVGGVRPHHFCLPVLKRETHRQALVAAVTGEKAHKFFLGTDSAPHAKSAKENACGCAGMFSAMTAIELYAEVFEKAGALDKLEAFASKNGARFYGIPENTDTITLVKQSQTVPASVPYDDGELVPMRAGGEIGWTVKY, encoded by the coding sequence ATGCAAACCCTGACCATCATCCGCCCCGACGATATGCACCTGCACCTGCGCGACGGCGACGCGCTCAAAGCCGTTGCCCCCTATACCGCCCGCCAGATGGGGCGCGCCGTCATCATGCCCAACCTCAAGCCGCCCGTCGTCAGCGTAGCCGACGCGCTTGCCTACAAAGCGCGCATCATGGCGGCATTGCCCGAAGGCAGCGCGTTTGAGCCGTTGATGACGCTCTACCTGACCGACCAAGCCACGCCCGAGCTGGTGCGCGAAGCCAAAGCCGCCGGCATCGTCGCCTTCAAACTCTACCCCGCAGGCGCAACGACCAATTCCGATTCCGGCGTAACCGACCTGTTCAAACTCATTCCCGTTTTGGAAGAAATGGCAAAACAAGGCATCCTGTTCCTCGTTCACGGCGAAGTAACCGACTCCGAAATCGACATTTTCGACCGCGAAGCCGCCTTTATCGAGCGCGTGATGAAACCCGTTTTGGCGCAAGTGCCGAATCTTAAAGTCGTGTTCGAACACATCACCACCGCCGAAGCCGCCCGCCTCGTTTTGAACGCAGACGACAACGTTGCCGCCTCCGTGACCCCGCAACACCTCCTGCTCAACCGCAACGACCTCTTGGTCGGCGGCGTGCGCCCCCATCACTTCTGCCTGCCCGTACTCAAACGCGAGACCCACCGTCAGGCATTGGTCGCTGCCGTTACCGGCGAGAAGGCGCACAAATTCTTCCTCGGTACCGACTCCGCGCCGCACGCCAAATCCGCCAAAGAAAACGCCTGCGGCTGCGCCGGCATGTTCAGTGCCATGACCGCCATCGAGCTTTACGCCGAAGTGTTTGAAAAAGCAGGCGCGTTGGACAAACTCGAAGCCTTCGCCTCGAAAAACGGCGCAAGGTTCTACGGCATTCCCGAAAACACCGACACGATAACGCTCGTCAAACAAAGCCAAACCGTCCCCGCAAGCGTCCCTTACGACGACGGCGAACTCGTCCCGATGCGCGCGGGCGGCGAGATAGGCTGGACAGTCAAATATTGA
- a CDS encoding sulfurtransferase TusA family protein, producing the protein MNAHTLDLKGLRCPLPILKTKKALAQMEAGEVLTVLATDGGAPGDFEAFCRQTGHVLLESREEDGVFTLVVKHK; encoded by the coding sequence ATGAACGCACACACCTTAGACTTGAAGGGGCTCAGATGCCCTTTGCCGATTTTGAAAACCAAAAAAGCGTTGGCGCAAATGGAGGCAGGCGAAGTCCTGACTGTGTTGGCGACCGACGGCGGCGCGCCCGGCGATTTTGAGGCTTTCTGCCGCCAGACCGGGCATGTCTTGCTCGAATCGCGCGAAGAAGACGGCGTGTTCACGCTGGTTGTGAAACACAAATAA
- a CDS encoding NMCC_0638 family (lipo)protein, with the protein MAKRPISRLLTLAVFSALLAACGREEVPPEQMADRANAAAELFRQGCVAFDGAADKVRSFADNEKLTALNAEEIGRLPAGFVEPDALAVWKKTQDGADYYLSLTGDSCSVKTARADETLIRKQFMVLVENPPKGLNNELRTDQASESPIAIRQLSYAWRASGSPEETLLTVKTTPSDQLPVQAVFYLTHQSYNGKPVLVQ; encoded by the coding sequence ATGGCGAAACGTCCGATTTCAAGGCTTTTGACGCTTGCCGTTTTCTCCGCTTTATTGGCGGCGTGCGGCAGGGAGGAAGTGCCGCCCGAGCAGATGGCGGATCGTGCGAACGCGGCGGCGGAATTGTTCCGTCAAGGCTGCGTCGCTTTTGACGGGGCTGCCGATAAAGTGCGCTCTTTTGCCGATAATGAAAAACTGACGGCTTTGAACGCGGAAGAAATCGGCAGGCTGCCCGCAGGCTTCGTCGAGCCGGATGCGCTTGCCGTTTGGAAGAAAACGCAGGACGGCGCGGATTATTATTTGAGCCTGACCGGCGACAGTTGCAGCGTGAAGACGGCGCGTGCGGACGAAACCCTGATACGCAAGCAGTTTATGGTGTTGGTGGAAAACCCGCCGAAGGGTTTGAACAATGAATTGCGCACCGATCAAGCCTCCGAATCGCCGATAGCGATCCGTCAGCTTTCTTATGCGTGGCGAGCTTCGGGCAGCCCGGAAGAAACCCTGCTGACCGTCAAAACCACCCCGTCCGACCAGTTGCCCGTGCAGGCGGTGTTTTACCTGACGCATCAGTCCTACAACGGCAAGCCTGTCCTTGTGCAATAG
- a CDS encoding beta-ketoacyl synthase N-terminal-like domain-containing protein: MSWVCGTAATSALNPQADFRRPDAVSYTFLNQPQQAAYFRTFADDSLGSTAFADIAEQHLRRAAEDAGWSSESWHNAPVFIGSSSYAIAEYENRRRAGDTDIAEHGLLYLAEDLRKRSGNRQIFSLATACTSSAHALIQADNCLRGGAERAFVLGIENLNRLTLLHFHSLGLFTERYQPFGGNGLILGEGVAALALSATPPDCAGRLKLVGHAANTGNDLIQSNSKALEQVIRRALNIAAVAPENIAAVKAHGIGTADSDAAELAALENVFGTLPPLMAFKAQIGHTLGATAALETALLLSALKQGGGTDYQGREIRFSDDLFCLANHFGFGGSNTAMVWQWQS; the protein is encoded by the coding sequence ATGAGCTGGGTTTGCGGTACGGCGGCCACCTCCGCGCTGAATCCGCAGGCGGATTTCAGACGACCCGATGCGGTGTCTTATACGTTTTTAAACCAGCCGCAGCAGGCCGCTTATTTCCGCACTTTTGCCGACGACAGTTTGGGGAGTACCGCTTTTGCGGATATTGCCGAACAACATTTGCGCCGCGCCGCCGAAGATGCCGGATGGTCGTCTGAAAGCTGGCACAACGCGCCAGTGTTCATCGGTTCAAGTTCCTACGCCATCGCCGAATACGAAAACCGCCGCCGTGCGGGCGATACAGACATTGCGGAACACGGCCTGCTCTATCTTGCCGAAGATTTGCGCAAACGCAGCGGCAACCGGCAGATTTTCAGTTTGGCGACCGCCTGCACCTCGTCCGCCCATGCGCTGATTCAGGCAGACAATTGTTTGCGCGGTGGGGCGGAACGCGCCTTCGTCCTCGGCATCGAAAACCTCAACCGCCTGACCTTGCTGCATTTTCACAGCTTGGGTTTGTTTACCGAACGCTATCAGCCCTTCGGCGGTAACGGTCTGATTTTGGGCGAAGGTGTTGCCGCACTCGCCCTCTCTGCCACGCCGCCCGACTGTGCAGGTCGTCTGAAACTCGTCGGACACGCCGCCAATACCGGCAACGACCTGATTCAAAGCAACAGTAAGGCTTTAGAGCAGGTTATCCGCCGCGCCTTAAACATCGCCGCCGTTGCACCCGAAAACATCGCTGCCGTCAAAGCCCACGGCATCGGCACCGCCGACAGCGACGCCGCCGAATTGGCTGCGCTGGAAAACGTGTTCGGCACCCTGCCGCCGCTGATGGCGTTCAAAGCGCAAATCGGTCATACCCTCGGCGCAACCGCCGCCCTCGAAACCGCGCTGCTCTTGTCCGCCCTGAAACAAGGCGGCGGCACCGATTATCAAGGACGCGAAATCCGTTTTTCAGACGACCTTTTCTGTCTTGCCAACCATTTCGGTTTCGGCGGCAGCAACACAGCTATGGTATGGCAATGGCAATCATAA
- a CDS encoding ABC transporter ATP-binding protein: MIQIQSLSHRYPKAETAALDNVSFDIADGECLGLLGHNGAGKTTLMSLLAGLQEVRQGEILFDGKPLRLLSRSERQKIGLVPQDFAFYPQLSVWDNLLFFASLYKVRDKGRLNALLEQTDLTAHKNKAAKHLSGGLKRRLNFAIGLINTPQLVFLDEITVGIDPQSRRFILDSVADLTRQGVTVVYTSHYLSEIEQLCGKIALLQHGKLVYHGGLDELLSTQTGVVRFTVEPPLPPQTLAALGAKQVDSRGMMETTHDAAAVYAALQQSGAQIRYFQQGHGSLETFYLDFLRKDEPATDKQNLQ, from the coding sequence ATGATTCAAATCCAATCCCTCTCCCACCGTTATCCCAAAGCCGAAACCGCCGCGCTGGACAATGTGTCGTTCGACATTGCCGACGGCGAATGTTTGGGGCTGCTCGGTCACAACGGTGCGGGGAAAACGACGCTGATGTCGCTTTTGGCAGGCTTGCAGGAAGTACGGCAGGGCGAAATTTTGTTTGACGGCAAGCCGTTGCGCCTGTTGAGCCGCAGCGAGCGGCAGAAAATCGGTTTGGTGCCGCAGGATTTTGCGTTTTACCCGCAGCTTTCGGTGTGGGACAACCTACTGTTTTTCGCCTCGCTTTACAAAGTGCGCGACAAAGGCCGTCTGAATGCGCTTCTAGAACAGACCGACCTGACCGCCCACAAAAACAAAGCGGCAAAGCATCTTTCGGGCGGGCTTAAACGTCGTCTGAATTTTGCCATCGGCCTGATTAACACGCCGCAACTGGTGTTCCTCGACGAAATCACGGTCGGCATCGACCCGCAGTCGCGCCGCTTTATCCTCGACAGCGTGGCGGATTTGACGCGGCAGGGGGTAACGGTGGTTTACACCTCGCACTATCTGTCGGAAATCGAGCAGCTTTGCGGCAAAATCGCGCTGCTGCAACACGGCAAACTGGTGTACCACGGCGGTTTGGACGAGCTTTTAAGTACGCAAACCGGTGTCGTGCGTTTTACCGTCGAACCACCGCTGCCGCCTCAAACGCTGGCAGCCTTGGGTGCAAAGCAAGTAGACAGCCGCGGCATGATGGAAACAACACACGATGCCGCCGCCGTTTACGCCGCCCTGCAACAAAGCGGCGCGCAAATCCGCTACTTCCAGCAGGGACACGGTTCGCTGGAAACGTTTTACCTTGATTTCCTGCGCAAAGACGAACCGGCAACAGATAAGCAAAATCTACAATGA
- a CDS encoding phosphopantetheine-binding protein codes for MSYTFTLAEHALEAELKKLILQEADKTDDVAAEDFTDDAPLFGDGSPIDLDSLDALQICVALQQYFQVRLQGDRMVRKHMMCVRDLAAFVRAEHGA; via the coding sequence ATGTCCTACACCTTTACCTTGGCAGAACACGCGCTGGAAGCGGAATTGAAAAAGCTGATCCTGCAAGAAGCCGACAAGACCGATGACGTTGCCGCCGAAGACTTTACCGACGATGCGCCGTTGTTCGGCGACGGCAGTCCTATCGATTTGGATTCGCTCGACGCGCTGCAAATCTGTGTCGCGCTGCAACAGTATTTCCAAGTGCGGCTGCAAGGCGACCGCATGGTGCGCAAGCATATGATGTGCGTGCGCGATTTGGCGGCGTTCGTCCGCGCGGAGCATGGGGCATGA